Sequence from the Piliocolobus tephrosceles isolate RC106 unplaced genomic scaffold, ASM277652v3 unscaffolded_16024, whole genome shotgun sequence genome:
CAGGGCTAGAGCCGACCTCCACCCGGCCGAGCCCCTGGCCTCCGGGTTCTGGGATGTGGGCCGGGCTGAAGTCCACCCAGGTTTCTCGCTCCTCCTTGGAGCACCCATCAGTATCTGCATTCTCCATCCTTCTCCATTCTTCTCTGGGGCACGGCCTGCTTGCAGTGGGTCCCTGGCAAGCAGGAAGACCAGGCTGCCCTTGCTGGCATATTCCAAGCCTTTGCCCACTTTGAATCTGCTACCTCCTTCCTACTGGCCAGAGCCAGTCCAAAGTCAAGGGAGGAGAGCCCACCCACCACCCAGAGGCCACAGCGAGATGGAGGTAAAATTCTGCTACAGGGGAGTGAAAAACCAATGATTAAATCGCTAATTGAATTGTAAGTTAAACTGCTCTAAGGCATAGACTGGTGTAAATGCCTAAACAAAAGAGAAGTGGATTTCTCTCTTGACAACCATGGCAGGTTTTCAGTTTGACAATGGCCAGTCATTCAGGGCCCCAGGCTGAGGGTGACACTGTTGTCCTCAAGCAAAGCTTCCTGTGTCACCCTGGTTGTTGCCAGGCCCTGGGAAAGGGAAAGTGAACAGAGGGCCTTTTGGGCCAGTCACAGGAGAGGCACACGTCACTGCTGTCACCTCCACTGCAGGTGGCCACCCGGGCACACCCCTTGCCAGGGAACCTGGCGGATTCAATCTAGCCCAGGCCCAGGACGAGGGGCACCCAATCTCGCTGGACAGCGCAGGCTCTGCgctggttagtttttttttttgagacggagtctcgctctgttgcccaggctggagtgcagtggccggatctccgctcactgcaagctccgcctcccgggtttacgccattctcctgcctcagcctcccgagtagctgggattacaggcgcccgccaccttgcccggctcattttttgtattttttagtagagacggggtttcactgtgttagccaggatggtctccatctcctgacctcgtgatctgcccgtctcggcctcccaaagtgctgggattacaggcttgagccaccgcgcccggcctagttctTTGGTTTGTGGTGCATCCTTGGGGTTGGTGATCCCAGCTGTGTGTGGGATCCCTGCTTGTCCATCAGCACGTGGTCAGGCACCTCAACTATGGCTGACGGCTTGGGGCCCATGACTCCCCGCTCCCTCTGGGTGTTATTCCACAACGGGATCTCTTCTCTGTCCATCGCCTGTGCTGAGTGTACTCAGTCAAGAGTGAGGCTGCCCTCCCAGACACCCCCAGCCATACCCCTACAACTGTCCCAGGGCCCCTCGGCTCCCCTGGGAGCTGCCGTCACCTGCCAGCAGGTTTCACTTCTGGGCACCAAGGCTATCGTTTCTTCCCTCCAGCCAGAGCAACGTCCCCCACCCCTGTCTCCCCACGACTCCTCCAGATTTCTGGGCCACGGAGGGCACCCTTCTTATCCCTCCTGGTTATAATAGacttacagtttttttgtttttgtttttttttgagacggagttttcagcctgttgttgcccaggctggagtgcaatggcacgatctcggctcaccacaacctccaccccctgggttcaagcaattctcctgcctcagcctcctgagtagttgggactacaggcatgcaccaccatgcctggctaattttgtatttttagtggagacggggtttctccatgttggtcaggctggtcttgaactcctgacctcaggtgatctgcctgcctcggactcccaaagtgctaggatgacagacaggcgtgagccactgcgcctggcgcctggcctcaggtttttttttttttttttttttttttttttttttNNNNNNNNNNNNNNNNNNNNNNNNNNNNNNNNNNNNNNNNNNNNNNNNNNNNNNNNNNNNNNNNNNNNNNNNNNNNNNNNNNNNNNNNNNNNNNNNNNNNCTCCAGGGACTGGAAACAGGAGAGGAGTGtgtcaggttttttgtttttttaatgtcattttcagGGACTGGAAACAGGAGAGGAGGGTGTCAGGAGGAACTGTATGGAGGGCTACCTTGATTAaatcccttctcagcctctaaaCCTATCCAGGTCTCTGGCCTTGGCTGCTTAATCCCTGGGAGCCACACCATTAAGGTCATATTGATGTGGGTCTGTGGACTGCAACCAGGGCTGGAGGAGGTCAGGATGCTAGGAAGTCTTGCCTGCGTCCCCCAGACCCTGGAGCTGCTGTGGACCTCAGGGGACAGAGAGAGTGCCTGCCTCAGAATTCTGGTGACCCCTGGAGTGGGGAACCCCAGGTGGAGCCTTAAAAGTTGCTGTCTAGTGGCTTTGGCAACAGCAGTTGAGTTGGATGGTAGCTTTGGTGACAACAGTGCCAGGGCCCGGCAGGACTCCAGCTGGGATGTTTGTGATAAGACTGTGTTCCCTGGTGCTGGCTCCTCTGCCATGCTGTGCCTTATTTATGCCCAGGGCTCCACTTACTCTGCAGGGATGGACTGGACCCTGCAGGGAGAGGCCCTTTGAAATCCCACAGTCAGGGGCTGCTTTGCTCCTGTTTTTATTCTGGTTTGTGATTTCACTTTGACAAGATTTGGAAACTtaggaaaatgtgaaaagcaCGTTCCCTGAGGCCTAGGGCCACTGACACCCACGTGTGCCTCCTTCTCAGGGAATTAAGACTGTGTCTGTTACTTTTAAAGAAGATGCAGGACACAGCGGACTAAAGTCCTCCACCTCGAAGCAGACAACCCGCTTCACATGTTTCTGTTACGGAGAAGGCGACACTCAGCAGCTCTTTGGCATCCCAAAGACAGTTTTGTCACTTTTTCCCCTGCCTCGGTGAAGGCAATCAGGGATAAGAAGGTCCAGGCATTCTCCGCCCCTGCTGCCCTACAGGGCCGGGCTGAGGGCACAGGAGCCCCTTCCTTCATCCCCTGCTCCAGGGGAGATgtgcgctccagcctggaagaAGACTCCCTCTGGGCAGGGCGGAGGGCACAGGCCACGCTCCAGATCTCAGTCCCTGGGCCCTGCTGAGGGTGTCCTGGCATTTCCCCTCAATGTGACCCAGCTCGGGCGACAGGGGTCACTCCCCATTCGGGATGAGCCTGGGGCAGCGGACGCCAATCTCACGAACCCTGTCCGGGCTCGGGGCCTGGGACGCATTCCCTGGACTCCAGGATCCCTTTGTACCGATCCCTTTGTACAGAACACAGCGTTATCGCTTGTCCGAGCCCAGGCACCCTCCTTCCTTCCCGGGGCCTGCGTCGCCTGCACGTCTCCCTGCGGATCCTCGCGGAAACGTGCACAGCAGGGCTCTGAACCGAACCCTCTCCGGCCCCGGGGCTGACCATGTCCATTCAAGCCGCCGTCCCGCTCCCCGCAGCCTGGACGCAGGGTCAtcttctcccacctccctcccgACTCGGGCGCTTCTCCCGACAGCGGAGGGAGGGTCGGAAACCCACAACACGGCGGCGGGATCCTGCTGGCTGTAGCTGGGCGTCTGGGGAGCAACCGCGGGCGCCGCAGTCTCCAGTCTCCGCGCACAGATGCCGGTCGCCAGCAGCGCCTCCCGCCAGCCACGCCCCCTGGGCCGCCCATTGGCCAAGCCTCCCACGCCTCTGAACGATCCCATTGGCCTGCGCCGGCGGCTCAGACAAAGGGAGCGGCCGCGGCGGGCGGTGATTGGGCGGGGTTGGGGGGCGGGGTTGGGGGGCGGGTCGGGCGAGAGCGCGGGTCGGGCGGGAGCCGCGCGCTGGGGAGGCGGGGAGCGCGGCCCAGGGGGAGGGGCGCGGCGTTTCGGGCCCGGGGCCGGGAGTTGCTGGTGTGCGGCGTGGCTCGGGCGCCTTCCCTcgcgggggcggggcggcgggggcggggcggttCCTCGTGGGTGGGGCTGGGCGCCCCGGAGGGCGGTGGCCGCGGGGCGCGGGGCGCTGGGATCCCGCCCGCTCCTCCGCCCGCCTTCTCTGTCCTGCACCCCTCCCGCCCCGGGGCTCCTGCCCGGACGGCGGCCGCCGCCGTCTCGTCTTCCCCGAGGGCTCCGCGTCCGTCTCCACATCTCGGCCGGGAACCTGGGAACGCGGGAACTCGAACCCAGGAGGACGTGCCCGAGCCAGGACCCACCGCGGGGACCCTCTGGCCGGGAAGAGGACTCGGGCCCTGGCGGTCGAAGACGGACGCAGCTCCCGGAAAGGCGAGCCGGGTCTCCGGCTCCTGGAGCTTCCTGTGAGCTGACTCGGCGGGGTGCGTCgctggggagggagggactgGCCGTGGGGCGAGCAGCCGGGCGGGGAGTGGCTTCTGGGGGCCTTCGCCAGCGGAGGGCCCGCGAGGCCGCCCTCGGAGCGCCGCCAGGTACGTGCGTTTTCCTTGTTTCCCGCGCTCCCAGTGCGCACTCTCGTTAGGGAACGAATAAAATCCCGGTTGGTGTGTAAGATCCTTTCGCTGCAAACGTGTCTTTCTGCGGGGTTCGGGGGTCCGCCGAACACGGGGTAGACCCCGGCCCAAGGTATTCCTGCAGCTTCCACCCGGGACCCTTTTCCACCCTCACCGTGGGCTCGGAGCGGGTGCCAGTTTGGAAATGCTTGTCCCTTTTCTGCAGCTCCGATTGAATTCGCCCGGGAGGTCGTGCGCCCTGCCTCGGCCTCAGAGCTGGAATGACCGGGCTTTGTTCTCCGCAGCCCTCCCCACCCCGTCCTCCTGGAAAATCCGGATTTTCCAGGGATGCTCAGTTTTGAGGGGGTTGTGTTCGGAGGAAGCTTGGGTTGGGAAAACCCGATATTGGCCCCAGTCGGGCGGCAGCTCGCCTTGTCTCGGAGCAGCCCCTCCTAGCCCCCGGAGCCCCGAACTTAGACGGTTAGGAGACGCCCATGGGCTTTGCAGGTATTCTGCGGGGTCCGAGGAGGCCGGGTAGCCTGAGCGggctccttcccctcccccatgcGCACGTCAAACAAAAGAATCTTCTAACAGTTTTGGGGACAAAACTCTTCGGaatgtgagcctgtagtcctcCCCC
This genomic interval carries:
- the LOC111542539 gene encoding uncharacterized protein LOC111542539: MPVASSASRQPRPLGRPLAKPPTPLNDPIGLRRRLRQRERPRRAVIGRGRWPRGAGRWDPARSSARLLCPAPLPPRGSCPDGGRRRLVFPEGSASVSTSRPGTWERGNSNPGGRARARTHRGDPLAGKRTRALAVEDGRSSRKGEPGLRLLELPNKGRRRRRHDGQWARKPESKEERYKNPSLPSPRALPNHQSLGGDKVNPRLESGLVSMAWFSARASGALGNLPQLVPSRGFRAGERRALGARGVGAQRAVSPAAFEDGDSGFAAPWLRESPRSPPPPAPRKTLRVHTRLHQSQGSHFSQNKTQ